The window GTTTTCCAATAACAATGTGGTGCATAACAACACGACCCGCCGCACCCGAACCGGTTATGCCCTGATGCAGAGCCGTAATCTGGATGTACGCAATAATCTGTCTGAAGACGATCAGAACTACGGCATTCTGATGAACTACATCACCTACTCCACCATCAGCAACAACAGAGTGCAGGGGGTAATCAGCGGCAGCACCGGCGACAGCATGATTCAGGGAGCTGAAGGCAAAGCGTTGTTTATCTACAACTCCGTATTCAACACCATCAGCTACAACTACTTTGCCGACAGCGTGATGGGTATTCACCTTACCGCCGGCTCTGAAGACAATAAAATCTTTGGCAATGCCTTTATCGCTAATCAACAGCAAGTTAAATATGTCGCAACCCGAACTCAGGAGTGGTCTGAAAATGGTCGCGGAAATTACTGGAGCGATTACCTTGGCTGGGACCGGAATGTCGATGATATCGGCGATCTTATTTACGAACCAAACGACAATATCGACCGTTTACTGTGGCTTTATCCACAAATGCGCTTATTGCTGAACAGCCCTGCCATTGAATTACTGCGCTGGGTGCAGCAGGCATTTCCGGTTGTTAAATCTCCTGGCGTGCGGGACAGCTTTCCCCTGATGCGCCCACCGCTGACAGAGGCCCCTTAAAATGAACCTGGTAGAACTGCAGAATGTCAGCCTTGCCTATGGCCGGATGGAGGTTATAAAAAACCTTTCTCTGCATCTGGCAGAAGGTGAAGTACTTGGTTTGTTCGGCCATAACGGTGCCGGCAAAACAACTACTATGAAAATGATCCTCGGTCTGCTCGCGCCCGGCAGCGGCCATGTTCAGGTATTTGGTAATACACCGGATCATACCGAAGTCCGTAAGCGGCTTGGTTATTTACCGGAAAACGTTATGTTTTATCCGCAATTAAGCGGACAGGAAACACTGACTTATTTTGCCCGCCTGAAAGGTGCAGATAACCATCAGGTCGGAGAGTTACTGGAAAAAGTCGGGCTGACCCATGCCGCCACAC of the Thalassolituus hydrocarboniclasticus genome contains:
- a CDS encoding nitrous oxide reductase family maturation protein NosD — its product is MILSVFFLLLLASAGAQAQYQSLPLQPQGDILVLPAGHYQGNFLIDQPGHIRCAANAVIDAGARGHAVKITAAEVSLEGCHIINWGRNLTDLDSAIFVAARADHVRLLNNHLQGAGFGIWADTSQHIEIHGNQISGDDTVRSQDRGNGIHLFSVRQASVTNNIIRHTRDGIYIDTSNHNTLTGNVLEDLRYGIHYMFSNNNVVHNNTTRRTRTGYALMQSRNLDVRNNLSEDDQNYGILMNYITYSTISNNRVQGVISGSTGDSMIQGAEGKALFIYNSVFNTISYNYFADSVMGIHLTAGSEDNKIFGNAFIANQQQVKYVATRTQEWSENGRGNYWSDYLGWDRNVDDIGDLIYEPNDNIDRLLWLYPQMRLLLNSPAIELLRWVQQAFPVVKSPGVRDSFPLMRPPLTEAP